The Methylocystis bryophila genome contains the following window.
GCGTCATCGAGGTCAAGTCGGTGGCGCGCGATCCGGGCTCACGCGCCAAGATCGCCGTCGTGTCGCGAGAATCCTCGATCGATCCGGTCGGCGCCTGCGTCGGCATGCGCGGATCGCGCGTGCAGGCGGTGGTCGGCGAATTGCAAGGCGAGCGCATCGACATCATCCCCTGGTCGGCGGACGCGGCGACCTTTATCGTCAATGCGCTGCAGCCGGCGGAAGTCGTCAAGGTCGTGCTTGACGAGGACTCCAATCGGATCGAGGTGGTGGTGCCCGACGATCAGCTTTCGCTGGCGATCGGCCGCCGCGGACAGAACGTGCGGTTGGCCTCGCAGCTCACCGGCTGGGACATCGATATCATGACGGAAGCCGAGGAATCGGAGCGGCGGCAAAAAGAGTTCGTCGAGCGCACGCGGGTGTTCATGACCGCGATCGACGTCGACGAGGTGGTAGGACGGCTGCTTGCATCGGAAGGTTTTCGCTCCGTCGAGGATCTCGCTTATTGCGACATCACGGAGCTTGCGGGGATCGAAGGCTTCGACGAAGAGACCGCCAACGAGATTCAAATGCGCGCGAAAACCTATCTAGAGCGCATAGAGGCCGAAAATGAGGCTAAACGCAAGGAGCTCGGCGTGTCCGACGAACTGAAGGAAATCGAAGGCGTCACCGCGCAGATATTGGTCGCACTCGGCGAGAACGACGTAAAAACGCTCGAGGATTTTGCGGGCTGCGTGCCGGACGACCTCGTGGGCTGGAGCGAGAAGAAAGACGGCGAGACGATCAAGCACGAGGGTTTTCTGACCGGCTTCGACGTCTCGCGCGAACAGGCCGAGGCGATGATTCTCGCCGCTCGCATCAAGGCCGGGTGGATCGAGGCTCCGGCGGAGCCGGAGGAAGCCGCCGAAGAGACGACGACCGAGACCGAAGGAGAATGAGCGCCCGTGCGGGAGCGTGGAACCAGCGAGCGGAGCTGCATCGTGACCCGGGCCGTGCTGCCGCCCGACGCGATGATCCGCTTCGTGCGCGCTCCGGATGGCGGCGTCGTCCCGGACATCCGGTCCCGGCTGCCGGGCCGAGGCGTTTACGTGACCGCCACCTCCAATCTCGTGGGCGAGGCGGCAAGGCGTCAGCTATTCTCACGCGGCCTGAAGGCTAAGGCCGAGGCTTCGCCGACGCTCGCAGACGAGGTGGACCGGTTGCTCGAGGACGACTGCTTACAGATGCTCGCCATGGCGAACAAAGCCGGCCTCGCGATCGCCGGCTTCTTCAAGGTCGCCGCCGCCCTCGAGGGTGGGGGGGTCAGGGCGCTGATCGAAGCCAGCGACGGCGGCGCCGACGGCCGGCGGAAATTGGAGCAGAGCTCGAAGCGCGGGGCGGGCGGCGGACCGAAGCGCATCGAATTGTTCGCTTCGACTCAATTGGATTTGGCTTTGGGCCGCACAAATGTGATACATGCGGCGCTCGCCGGGGGCGGAACGACGGAAGCCTTCCTGGCGCGTTGCGAGCGGCTCGCCCTTTATCGGGGCGAAACCGCAGCGACTTTCGACGAGGACGAGGCCGAACGACCTCGCGCCAACGCCCAGGGCGTCGGCGGCGAGCTGCAATTTTTGCCAATGGGTCGTGAGGACGACTCGGGATCGGGAACCGAATGAGCGAAATAGAGAACAGCGGCGACAAGACTTTGACCGCCCCGACGTCCAAGACGCTGCATTTGAAGCCGCGGACCGTCGAGCAGGGTCTGGTGCGCCAGAGCTTCTCCCACGGCCGCTCCAAAGTGGTCGTGGTCGAGAAAGTGAAGCGCCGCGCCGGAGGGGGGACGGAAACCAAGGCCCAGCCCTCGCCGACGCCTGCGCCGCAGGCCCCCGCCGCTCCCTCGACCCCGTCGCCTACGGGCAGGTCCGAACGTTCGGCCGCGCCCTCGCGCAACGCCAGTCCGGTCGTGCTACGCGCCCTGACGGAAGAAGAGCTCCAGTCGCGCAGCCGCGCGCTGTCCGACGCGCGGACGCGCGAGGAGGAAGATCGCCGGCGCGCCGAGCAAGAACGCGTCGCCCGCGAGGCCCGTGAAGCGCGCGAGAGAGAAGAACGCGCCCAGGCGGATCTGCGTCAGCGCGAGGAAGCCGAACGGCTCGCGCGGGAGCACGAAGCCAAGCACAAGGCCGAGGAGGAGGCCCGCCGGCGGCTGCCGCCGGGCGAGGCTGCGCCACAGCCGCCGCGTCCCGCTGCCGCAGAGGCCTCGACGACGCCCACGCCGGCTCCAGAGCCGAAGCGCGCCACGCCGGCGGCCCCCGCCGCCGCCCTGCCCCCGCGCCGTATCATCACGCCGCCGGTGCAAGCGCCGCGGCCATCTGCGCCTCGGGGACCCGGCAAGGATCGGGGTCGCTTGACCGTGACGACCGCGACGGCCGCTCCCGACGAAGAGCGCATGCGGTCGCATGCCTCCTATGCGCGGCGCATTCAGCGCCTCAAGGGGCGAGCCGCCGAGCCCAAGGAAAAGATCGCCCGTGAGGTGATCCTGCCCGAGACGATCACCATTCAAGAGCTCGCCAACCGCATGTCGGAGCGCGGGGTCGACGTGATCCGCCTGCTGATGAAGCAGGGCGCGATGCACAAGATCACCGACGTGATCGACGCCGACACCGCGCAGCTCGTCGCCGAGGAGCTCGGCCATGCGGTGAAGCGCGTCGCGGAATCCGACGTCGAGGAGGGTCTCTTCGACACGCCGGACTTGGAGAGCGATCTCGTGTCGCGTCCGCCGGTCGTGACGATCATGGGCCATGTCGACCACGGCAAGACCTCGCTGCTCGACGCGATTCGCCACGCCAACGTCGTTTCTGGCGAGGCGGGCGGCATTACGCAGCACATCGGCGCCTATCAGGTGACCGCGCCCAACGGCTTGCCCGTGACCTTCATCGACACGCCCGGCCACGCCGCCTTCACGGCGATGCGCGCCCGCGGCGCGAAAGTGACCGACATCGTGGTGCTCGTCGTCGCCGCCGACGACGGCGTGATGCCGCAGACGATCGAGGCGATTCACCACGCGCGCGCCGCAAAGGTGCCGCTCATCGTCGCGATCAACAAGATCGACAAGCCCGACGCCAGGCCCGAGCGCGTGCGCACCGAGCTCCTGCAGCATGAGGTGCAGGTCGAGAGCATGGGCGGCGAAACGCTCGAGATCGAAGTCTCCGCCAAGCAGAAGCTCAATCTCGACAAGCTGCTCGACGCCATTTCGCTCCAGGCGGAAGTGCTGGATCTCAAGGCCAACCCCACTCGCTCGGCGGAAGGCACCGTCATCGAGGCCCGGCTCGACAAGGGCCGGGGCCCGGTCGCCACCGTGCTGGTGCAGCGCGGCACGCTCGACGTCGGCGATCTCGTCGTCGCGGGCGCCCAATGGGGCAAGGTGCGCGCGTTGCTCGACGATCAGGGCCAGACGCGCCAGGACGCGGGCCCCTCCTTCCCCGTCGAGGTTCTCGGCTTCTCGGGGACGCCGGAGGCGGGCGATCGCGTCGCGGTGGTCGAGAGCGAGGCGCGCGCGCGGGAGATCACCGAATACCGCGAGCGCCAGAAGCGCGATCAGGCGGCCGCGCGCGGCGGCTCCGGCCGCTCTTCGCTCTCCGACATGATGAGTCAGCTGAAGACCGCTGGCCGCAAGGAGTTTCCGCTCGTCATCAAGGGCGACGTGCAAGGCTCGGTCGAGGCGATCGTCGCGGCCTTGGAGAAGCTCGGCACCGATGAGGTCGGCGCCCGCGTGGTGCATGCCGGCGTCGGCGGCATCACTGAGTCGGACATCACGCTCGCGCTGGCTTCCGGCGCCGCCGTGATCGGCTTCAACGTCCGCGCGCATAAGGAAGCGCGAGAGGAGTCGGAGCGCGTCGGCATTGAAATTCGCTACTACAACATCATCTACAATCTCGTGGACGATGTGAAGGCGGCAATGTCCGGCCTGCTCTCGCCCACGCTGCGCGAGACTATGCTCGGCAACGCGCTCATCCTCGAGGTGTTCGACATCTCGAAGGTCGGCAAAGTCGCCGGCTGTCGGATCACCGACGGCAGGGTCGAGCGGGGCGCCAATGTGCGCCTCATCCGCGACAACGTCGTCGTGCACGAGGGCAAGCTCTCGACGCTCAAGCGCTTCAAGGACGAGGTCAAGGAGGTCGACGCCGGCCAAGAGTGCGGCATGGCCTTCGAGAACTATCAGGACATGCGCCAGGGCGACGTGATCGAATGCTACCGGGTTGAAGAGATTAAGCGGACACTCTAGAGCGCCATGCGAAACCAGAGCGCGATGCGAAAATGCGAGAGCCCGCCTTTCGCAGACAGCGCGCTCTGACTTACTGGAATCGATCACGGTTTCCGCGTTCAGGCGATTCCGCCTGAACGCAGCGTGATCCAGCTGCGGACGCCAGCGGGCGTAATCGAAACCCATGTCCAGAACCCATCACCAGCCCGGCGGCGAGCCGTCGCAGCGCATGCTGCGCGTGGCCGAACTGGTCCGTCACGGGGCGGCCCAGCTGCTTGCGCGAGGCGAGATCAACGATCCGGTGCTCGAAAAGCATGTCGTCACAGTATCCCGCGTCAAGATGAGCCCCGACCTCAAGCTCGCCACGGTCTACGTCATGCCGCTGGGCGGCGCGGACGAGCCGGAGGTGCTGGCGGCGCTCGATCGCCACAGGAAGTTCCTGCGCGGCGAGCTCGCGCATAAGGTCAATCTGAAGTTCGCGCCCGAAGTGCGATTTCGCATCGACGACACTTTCGACAACGCCTCGCGCATCGACGCGCTGCTGAATTCCGAACGCGTGCAACGCGATCTCTCGGCTCGCGCCGAAGACGCGCCGAAGACCGATCTCTGAGCATGAATCAAAAGAAATCCAACCGCGCCGTCGTCGACGGCTGGGTCGTGCTGGACAAGCCTGTCGGGATGACCTCGACGCAGGCGGTCTCACGCCTGAAGAGGGTCTATAACGCGAAGAAGGCCGGACATGCGGGCACGCTCGATCCGCTTGCCTCGGGCATTCTCCCGGTCGCCTTCGGGGAGGCCACGAAGACCGTCCCCTTCGTGCAGGACGGAGAGAAGTCCTATCTTTTCACCGTGCGCTGGGGCGCCGAGACCAACACCGACGATTCCGATGGCGAGATCGTGGAGACCAGCGAGGCGCGTCCCGAGAGACAGGCCATCGAAGCGCTGCTCGGGCAGTTCACCGGGGACATTCAGCAAGTTCCGCCTCAGTTCTCTGCGATCAAGATCGCCGGAGAGCGCGCCTATGATCTCGCCCGTGAGGGAGAGATCGTCGAGCTGCAGCCGCGCCGCGTGACGATACATCGACTCGTGATCATCGAGCATCTCGGGGACGAGACGAAGCTCCAGATGGATTGCGGCAAGGGCGCCTATGTGCGCGCCATCGCCCGCGATCTGGGGCGGTTGCTCGGCTGCTTCGGTCATGTCACCGAATTGAGACGGACGCGCGTCGGTCCTTTCGTCGAGGATGACGCATTCGGTTTCGAAGAGATCGAGGCGGAGGACGGCGCCGGCGAGGCCATGCTGTCCGTCGAGGCGGGATTGGCGGAGCTTCCTTGCGTCGTCGTCGATCGCGACGCGGCCGCCCGGTTGAGACGCGGCGGATCCCTCATCCTGCGCGGCCGCGATGCGCCGATCGGCGGCGTCGTCTACGCCGCCTGCGCTGGCACGCCGATCGCTTTTGGCGAGGTCGTCGAAGGCGCGCTCGAACCTTCGCGCGTCTTCAATTTACCGTTCTAGAGCGGATCCCGTTTCGATCCAACGTCGCGCACAGGACAAAAAGCGGGCTGACTTCGAGACCACAAGGCGCGCGGTGGACAGCCTGCCGGGCAAATCGTATATATACTGATCCCCTGCCTCACATCAGCGGTCGTCATGCTTCGTTTCCTCGTGCGCGCAATCGGCCTTCTCTTGCTGGCCGGAGGATTCATCGCCCTCATCGTCGACGGCACGCGGTCGCTCGCCGGCGGCAGCTTGCATGTCGCCTCGATCGACGCGTCGCTACAAACCATGGGGGCCCAGGCCTACCCGTCGTTGGAGAAGTGGGTGCTCGCGCATCTCCCGGCTTTCGTTTGGGATCCGCTGGTCGTGCATCTGCTGCGCGTTCCGCTCAGCGGCGCGCTGCTTCTTCTCGGCGGCCTCTGCGTGATCCTGGCCCACAAGGCTCCGCAGGAATTTGGTTACCCGGCGGAGTGACGCCTCCCCTTCCCTCTCCGCGCCCTTCGACTAGATTGCGTGTCTCAGGAGAGGATCGCGCCGATGCTGAACAGATTGTTTTCTCCGCCGCCGGACCGGCCGACGCCCGTGGAGCATGGTCTCCTCCACTTTGTCCTCCGTCGCCCGCTCGATCCGCCCTTTCCCGAGAACTCGGCGCGCGTGCTGTTTGGGATGGGCTGCTTCTGGGGCGCCGAGCGCAAATTCTGGCAGGCGGGAGAGGGCGTCCAGGTCACCGCGGCGGGCTATGCCGGCGGCGCGACGCGCAATCCGACCTATCATGACGTCTGCACCGGCCGCACGGGTCATGCCGAGGCCGTGATGGTCGTTTTCGATCCGAAGATCCTTCCCTTCGCCAGACTTCTTCAGATTTTTTGGGAGTCGCACGATCCCACCCAAGGCATGCGCCAGGGCAATGACGTCGGCACGCAATATCGCTCGGCGATCTTCGCCGCCACACCGGCGGATCTCGAGGAAGCGCAGGCCTCCCGAGAGGCCTATCAGCGGGCGCTGAGCCAGCGCGGCTTCAGCGCGATCACGACGGAAATCGGGCCCATGCCGCCCTTCTATTACGCCGAAGAATACCACCAGCAATATCTCGCCAAGAACCCGGAAGGATATTGCGGGCTGGGCGGCACCGGCGTCGCCTGTCCGGCGGGACTCGCGACGTCGTAAAAAACCGCTTCTGGCTATTCCAGAGGCTCCACGGCGGCGATCTCTATGCCAAAGCCCGAAAGGCCGACATAGGCGCGCGGCTTCGGCGTCGCCGTGCGCAAACGAATCGAGGTGACGCCGAGATCTCGCAAGATTTGCGCGCCGAGACCCACGTCGAGCCACTGCCGGCGTCGGTCGGCTTCGGCGCCTTCCTGATCGTGGCCGACGACATTGGCCGGAACGCCAGCGGCTCCGTCGCGCAAGTAGACCAAGACGCCACGCCCCTCGCGATGAAAGCGCTCCAGCGTCCTATTGATCGTCTCGGCGCCGCCGAACACATCGGCGAGAATGTCCGCCCGGTGCAGCCTCGCCGGCACGTCGCGTCCGTCGCCGATCGAGCCCACGACGAAGGCGAAGTGTTGGACGCTGTCGAAAGGCGTCACATAGGCGTGACCGATCATTGGCCCCGCT
Protein-coding sequences here:
- the nusA gene encoding transcription termination factor NusA, translating into MAVSANRLEILQIADAVAREKAIDRGIVIASMEDALQKAARSRYGQETEVRAEINPRTGEVRFSRLLLVVDQIDNDATQIAIEEARKRNPAAQSGDWISETLPPFDFGRIAAQSAKQIIVQKVREAERDRQYEEFKDRIGDIVNGIVKRVEYGNVIVDLQRGEGVIRRDEMIPREMFRPGDRVRAYVYDVRREQRGPQIFLSRTHPQFMAKLFRQEVPEIYDGVIEVKSVARDPGSRAKIAVVSRESSIDPVGACVGMRGSRVQAVVGELQGERIDIIPWSADAATFIVNALQPAEVVKVVLDEDSNRIEVVVPDDQLSLAIGRRGQNVRLASQLTGWDIDIMTEAEESERRQKEFVERTRVFMTAIDVDEVVGRLLASEGFRSVEDLAYCDITELAGIEGFDEETANEIQMRAKTYLERIEAENEAKRKELGVSDELKEIEGVTAQILVALGENDVKTLEDFAGCVPDDLVGWSEKKDGETIKHEGFLTGFDVSREQAEAMILAARIKAGWIEAPAEPEEAAEETTTETEGE
- a CDS encoding RNA-binding protein, translated to MRERGTSERSCIVTRAVLPPDAMIRFVRAPDGGVVPDIRSRLPGRGVYVTATSNLVGEAARRQLFSRGLKAKAEASPTLADEVDRLLEDDCLQMLAMANKAGLAIAGFFKVAAALEGGGVRALIEASDGGADGRRKLEQSSKRGAGGGPKRIELFASTQLDLALGRTNVIHAALAGGGTTEAFLARCERLALYRGETAATFDEDEAERPRANAQGVGGELQFLPMGREDDSGSGTE
- the infB gene encoding translation initiation factor IF-2 → MSEIENSGDKTLTAPTSKTLHLKPRTVEQGLVRQSFSHGRSKVVVVEKVKRRAGGGTETKAQPSPTPAPQAPAAPSTPSPTGRSERSAAPSRNASPVVLRALTEEELQSRSRALSDARTREEEDRRRAEQERVAREAREAREREERAQADLRQREEAERLAREHEAKHKAEEEARRRLPPGEAAPQPPRPAAAEASTTPTPAPEPKRATPAAPAAALPPRRIITPPVQAPRPSAPRGPGKDRGRLTVTTATAAPDEERMRSHASYARRIQRLKGRAAEPKEKIAREVILPETITIQELANRMSERGVDVIRLLMKQGAMHKITDVIDADTAQLVAEELGHAVKRVAESDVEEGLFDTPDLESDLVSRPPVVTIMGHVDHGKTSLLDAIRHANVVSGEAGGITQHIGAYQVTAPNGLPVTFIDTPGHAAFTAMRARGAKVTDIVVLVVAADDGVMPQTIEAIHHARAAKVPLIVAINKIDKPDARPERVRTELLQHEVQVESMGGETLEIEVSAKQKLNLDKLLDAISLQAEVLDLKANPTRSAEGTVIEARLDKGRGPVATVLVQRGTLDVGDLVVAGAQWGKVRALLDDQGQTRQDAGPSFPVEVLGFSGTPEAGDRVAVVESEARAREITEYRERQKRDQAAARGGSGRSSLSDMMSQLKTAGRKEFPLVIKGDVQGSVEAIVAALEKLGTDEVGARVVHAGVGGITESDITLALASGAAVIGFNVRAHKEAREESERVGIEIRYYNIIYNLVDDVKAAMSGLLSPTLRETMLGNALILEVFDISKVGKVAGCRITDGRVERGANVRLIRDNVVVHEGKLSTLKRFKDEVKEVDAGQECGMAFENYQDMRQGDVIECYRVEEIKRTL
- the rbfA gene encoding 30S ribosome-binding factor RbfA; amino-acid sequence: MSRTHHQPGGEPSQRMLRVAELVRHGAAQLLARGEINDPVLEKHVVTVSRVKMSPDLKLATVYVMPLGGADEPEVLAALDRHRKFLRGELAHKVNLKFAPEVRFRIDDTFDNASRIDALLNSERVQRDLSARAEDAPKTDL
- the truB gene encoding tRNA pseudouridine(55) synthase TruB, producing MNQKKSNRAVVDGWVVLDKPVGMTSTQAVSRLKRVYNAKKAGHAGTLDPLASGILPVAFGEATKTVPFVQDGEKSYLFTVRWGAETNTDDSDGEIVETSEARPERQAIEALLGQFTGDIQQVPPQFSAIKIAGERAYDLAREGEIVELQPRRVTIHRLVIIEHLGDETKLQMDCGKGAYVRAIARDLGRLLGCFGHVTELRRTRVGPFVEDDAFGFEEIEAEDGAGEAMLSVEAGLAELPCVVVDRDAAARLRRGGSLILRGRDAPIGGVVYAACAGTPIAFGEVVEGALEPSRVFNLPF
- the msrA gene encoding peptide-methionine (S)-S-oxide reductase MsrA, whose amino-acid sequence is MLNRLFSPPPDRPTPVEHGLLHFVLRRPLDPPFPENSARVLFGMGCFWGAERKFWQAGEGVQVTAAGYAGGATRNPTYHDVCTGRTGHAEAVMVVFDPKILPFARLLQIFWESHDPTQGMRQGNDVGTQYRSAIFAATPADLEEAQASREAYQRALSQRGFSAITTEIGPMPPFYYAEEYHQQYLAKNPEGYCGLGGTGVACPAGLATS